TTCGGAAATGGTCTTCTGGATCAGGTCATTGTTGGGGTGATACACAATCTGCCCGCCATCTGTTGCAAGGATAACGGAGCCGGTCTTCCCGATCTTATAATTGCCTAAAATCGTAACCAGCTGGGATAATTTTATATCAACTCCCATTACTCCTAAGGGTTCCCCGGTTTTACTGTCATACACTCCGCTGACAGCGCTCACAATTGTCTGTCCCGTGCTCACATCCACATATGGCTCCGTCAGGATCGGATGATCCAGTTCCATAGACCGGTACCAGGGCCTTGTGGAAATATCCCATCCGTCTTCTGAAGTGAAATTATCGGACTGGGTCACCTGGTTCACATCCAGGTCCGCGATCCATGCGGCAATGATATTTTCCTTATCCGTAGCCTGGATATTATCAAGGGTTTTCTTTATCTCCGGATACCCATCGCAGTCTGGCAGCCTTACCTTTCCGGTTGCATTTGAAAGAAAGGCTTCCGTCTGGCTGTTTGCAGCTCCACTCTTTACCTCAGCCAAATAAAAAGTCAGGAATGAATTCACCTGGTTTGCTGCCGCAAGGGAAGCCGAATCCAGTGTCTGTACCGACTGGGCCTGCATGCTCTTTCCTGCCTGACCTGAAATGAATACTCCTGACAAAATAAAAATAAATACGACTGGAATGGAGATACCGAATAGCAACTTCGTAAAAATATGCTTTTTTCTTTTATGCTTCATAGACATCGTCCTCCTTTGTTTGGTTACATTAAATATAGCATGACGCAAACAGGTATGCAATAAAAAAATTACTAATTTCGACCGTTACAGACTGTCGCCCTGCAAATGTGGAAAATAGGATTTCATAACCTGTATTAACGTCTCTTTATCCTTCTCCTTTAAAGGGGTAAGAGGAAGCCTGTAGCTTTCATCACACAATCCCAAAAGGGACATGGCAGCCTTAACCGGCACAGGATTTACATCCATAAACAGGGCATTCATCATTGAAAGCAACTCCAGCTGCATATTCCTGCTCTTTTCTATTTCACCCTCAAAAAAGTACTTGCATATCATATGAGTTTCAAAGGGCATGATATTGGCTATGACAGAGATCACTCCCTTGCCTCCCAGGGAAAGGATGGGGACGATCTGGTCATCATTTCCTGAATAAAGGTCAAGCCTGTCGCCGCATAGGGCCGCAGTTTTCGCGATACTGGAAATATTTCCTCCCGCCTCCTTAATAGCCCGGATATTGGGGTGTTCTGAAAGCTTTAAATACGTTTCCGGATTAATATTTACCCCGGTACGGGTCGGAACATTATAAAGGATGATAGGGATCTCCACGCTGTCTGCCACTGCCGTAAAATGCTCCACCAGCCCATGCTGGGAGGTTTTGTTATAGTACGGAGTCACCTGCAGAAGTGCGGAGGCCCCTAAGGACTGAGCCTTTCGGGACAGGCGCACAGCGTGGGACGTACAGTTGCTTCCGGTTCCCATAATCACGGGGACCCGATGGTTTACATAATATACCACAAATTCTATCAGTTCCAGCTTTTCCTTTTCTTCCAGCGTGGCGGACTCCCCTGTGGTCCCATTGACCACAATGGCATCCGTGCCGTTTTCCAGCTGAAATTTCAGTAATTTTTCCATTGCCTTAAAATCCAGGTTTCCATGCTTATCCATGGGCGTAACGATGGCTGCTGCTGAGCCTTTAAAAATCGCATCTTTCATAGGCACTCATTCCCAAAATTAGAGGTTCATACTAACAAAAGTATGACAAACATCCCCTGTTGGTACCATACACAAATCATTTTTTTCATCATATAAACCATTATAAGGAGTGATGACCGTATGTATAATTTTCTTATTTTAGGCGGCGATTCCAGGCAGCTATATCTAAACCAGATATTAATCAAAAGCGGCTTTCAAACAACCCTTCACTATAGCAATGAGGATTCCTCATTTTCCATGGAAGAAGCCATGAAAAACAGCAATGTCATACTTTCTCCCATCCCATTTACCAGAGACAAAATCAACCTGTTTTCCGACAACAATATGGAGGATCTGGGTATCGGGAATCTTTTAAATCTTTTGACCCCTGACCACACCCTTTTCGGCGGAAGCATCCCTGCCTATGTAAAGGAATATGCCAGGGAAAACGGCATTGCATATTTTGACTATATGGACATGGAGGATATCACCATAAAAAATACCATTGCAACTGCGGAGGGCGCCATTGCCGAAGCAATCCGCTTAAGTCCCGGCTGCCTTCACAAAAGTAAATGCCTTGTGACCGGCTTTGGCCGGTGTGCAAAAACCCTGGCGCTGAAATTAAAGGGCCTGGATGCAGCCGTGACCATTGCCGGCAGAAAGGAAACACAGCTTGTTCAGGCGTCCTCCATGGGATTTCATGCCAGAGCGCTTTGTGATCTGTCCCCGATTATTGGGGATTATGAGTTTATTTTTAACACCATCCCAGCCCTTATCATTGAAAAAGAGCTGATCAGGTCCATGAATCCTGATGTAACCGTCATTGATATCGCCTCCGCTCCCGGCGGCGTTGATTTTGATTCCTGCAGGCAGCAGAATATCCGCGCCAGGCTTTGCCCTGGCCTGCCTGGAATCTACGCTCCCCAGTCATCTGCGGAAATTTTGTTTGAAGCAATTGTTAAGTCTCTGTCATAAAGGAGTGTCATATGAAGCTGGAAGGAATGAAAGTAGGCCTGGCGATCACCGGGTCCTTTTGTACTTTTGATAAAATAGAAAAGGAAATCAAGGTTCTGGTTGATAAAGGAGCCGATATATACCCGATCTTCTCCACCAATGTACAGACAACGGATTCCCGTTTTGGAGATACGGGAGAATACATTCATCGGATCTTTGACATGACAGGCAATAAGCCTATCCTGAATCTGGAGGAAGCGGAGCCCATCGGACCCAGAGGTTATCTGGATATCCTGCTCATCGCTCCCTGTACCGGAAACACCCTGGCTAAGCTTGCCAACGGCATCACGGATACCCCGGTGCTCATGGCAGCCAAAGCCCATTTAAGAAATTCCAAGCCTCTGGTGATCTCTCTTTCCACCAATGATGCACTTGGAATCAACTTTAAAAATGTGGGTGAATTATATAACGTAAAAAATATTTATTTTGTCCCCTTTGGCCAGGATGACCCGGTAAAAAAGCCCAATTCCATGATCGCACACACTAATCTCATCGCAGATACGCTGGAATACGCTTTAGAAGGAAAACAGATTCAGCCAGTCATTTTTTAATTTCTGTGATAAGGCTGCTGCAAGGTGAATGTTCGGTTGTAAATTGCACGAAACAGCAACCCGGAATAGTAAAGATCTATCTTGCAGCAGCTTTAAGTATATTATCATTTGAATTATGCTTTCCCGCCATATGGAAATAAGCTAGAATAAGAAAAATCACACGCTGAAAGGATCCTGTTTATGAACCAATCGGCACCTCACCCGTATGTTTTTGGTACATATGAAGAAGGAAGAAGGGTCTGTCTCCTCAGTACTCTTCCAAATATTTTAAATGCAAAATGTGGACAAGCCTTTTGCAGTATTTAAACCAGGTCCGCCTTGAACATGCCGCCGTAAGCTTGCCTGGAACCAAGCAGCCAATCATTAAGGCTGCCATGGATCATGGATTTGCCAATACCAAAGCCGCCTCAGCCGCCTTTCAAAAACAATATGGAAAATCTCCGGGAGAATAGCGGAAATTATTTGCAAGAAGTTATTTGCAAGAGCTACGGAAAAAGGGACAAGTAGTCTGGAATAAATCTCATCGGATTTTCAGGACAATCTGCTGGAACTGGTTAAGTATATGAAACGGCATGATATTCCTGGCAGTGGGGCGCCACCGGCAAATCAAGCATTGCCCCTAAGGGAATGATGGCCGCCGGAAAGACTATTGCAATGACCGCTATTGATCTTTTGGAGAACCCTGAGATTATAAATAAAGCAAAAGAAGAGCATATAAGGAACCTTGGCGGAAAGCCTTATGAGAGCACTATTCCGCCGGAGGTATCTCCCCGTTAGGAACTATCGTTCAAACAGAGAAGCTTTGCAATATACGTTTCTTCCTAGCCCTTTATTTTAAAATGCGGTTTATGTAGCTTTTTGAATCATATGAGTTATTTATATCATTTGAATTGTCCTGATTAAAGCTCATTAAATATTGTGCTCTTGATTGGTCATATATTTTAAATCCGAATTGCTTATATAGTTCTTGAACTGGATCGGATTTATAAACATTTAAAAATATTGGCTTGTTTACCTGTCTGGAAAGGGTTGTAATATGCCTCAGATAAAATGATTCTATTCCTTTCTGCCGAACAGGTTCGGTAAGCTGAAGGGATATCTCGCTAATCTTATCCGGCAGTTCATTAAATGCGAAAAATCCAACTGTTGTATTGTATAGCAGTATTTTCTGAAAACAACTATATTTTAGCATTCTATGAAAACTGTCCGTGTTTATTATAATTTGTATATCCTCGATCCAGCCACCATTGTATTCATCTACGT
The nucleotide sequence above comes from Lacrimispora sp. BS-2. Encoded proteins:
- the dapA gene encoding 4-hydroxy-tetrahydrodipicolinate synthase; translated protein: MKDAIFKGSAAAIVTPMDKHGNLDFKAMEKLLKFQLENGTDAIVVNGTTGESATLEEKEKLELIEFVVYYVNHRVPVIMGTGSNCTSHAVRLSRKAQSLGASALLQVTPYYNKTSQHGLVEHFTAVADSVEIPIILYNVPTRTGVNINPETYLKLSEHPNIRAIKEAGGNISSIAKTAALCGDRLDLYSGNDDQIVPILSLGGKGVISVIANIMPFETHMICKYFFEGEIEKSRNMQLELLSMMNALFMDVNPVPVKAAMSLLGLCDESYRLPLTPLKEKDKETLIQVMKSYFPHLQGDSL
- the dpsA gene encoding dipicolinate synthase subunit DpsA is translated as MYNFLILGGDSRQLYLNQILIKSGFQTTLHYSNEDSSFSMEEAMKNSNVILSPIPFTRDKINLFSDNNMEDLGIGNLLNLLTPDHTLFGGSIPAYVKEYARENGIAYFDYMDMEDITIKNTIATAEGAIAEAIRLSPGCLHKSKCLVTGFGRCAKTLALKLKGLDAAVTIAGRKETQLVQASSMGFHARALCDLSPIIGDYEFIFNTIPALIIEKELIRSMNPDVTVIDIASAPGGVDFDSCRQQNIRARLCPGLPGIYAPQSSAEILFEAIVKSLS
- a CDS encoding dipicolinate synthase subunit B — protein: MKLEGMKVGLAITGSFCTFDKIEKEIKVLVDKGADIYPIFSTNVQTTDSRFGDTGEYIHRIFDMTGNKPILNLEEAEPIGPRGYLDILLIAPCTGNTLAKLANGITDTPVLMAAKAHLRNSKPLVISLSTNDALGINFKNVGELYNVKNIYFVPFGQDDPVKKPNSMIAHTNLIADTLEYALEGKQIQPVIF
- a CDS encoding helix-turn-helix domain-containing protein gives rise to the protein MSPQYSSKYFKCKMWTSLLQYLNQVRLEHAAVSLPGTKQPIIKAAMDHGFANTKAASAAFQKQYGKSPGE